In Microcoleus sp. AS-A8, a single window of DNA contains:
- a CDS encoding GIY-YIG nuclease family protein, with amino-acid sequence MTFNIEDIWHDVPAVKITDSLSLPPGVFRFSLSDFAYVWKGFPSMNYLEKCNRLKRTFNTDYFESPTVLTDALSFEKLRNTGYSDPLVGDGSGFIYIYTFEDNVLAGKHRQGMLWWAVDRYDTKLKVGQTGQNILNRVEQQLGLRTAVSEPPILLTALWTKQVALCERTIHQQLSSKRLTDSTGKAAKGGVEWFKDIPTSVMPIILYWVNSYRKEAEIIPSTDSLLMV; translated from the coding sequence ATGACATTTAATATCGAAGACATTTGGCATGATGTTCCAGCGGTTAAGATTACTGATAGCCTTTCTCTTCCACCGGGAGTTTTTCGATTTAGTCTTTCTGATTTTGCCTATGTTTGGAAGGGTTTTCCTTCAATGAATTATTTAGAGAAATGTAACCGCCTTAAAAGAACATTTAATACTGACTATTTTGAGTCTCCTACTGTATTAACAGATGCTCTGAGTTTTGAAAAGCTTAGGAATACAGGCTATTCTGATCCATTAGTGGGAGATGGAAGCGGTTTTATTTATATTTATACTTTTGAAGATAACGTTCTCGCTGGAAAACATAGACAGGGTATGCTTTGGTGGGCAGTTGATCGCTATGACACGAAACTGAAAGTAGGACAGACTGGGCAAAATATTCTCAACAGAGTTGAACAGCAACTTGGTCTTAGAACTGCTGTTTCAGAACCACCGATTCTGCTAACTGCGCTTTGGACAAAGCAGGTAGCTTTATGTGAGCGAACCATTCATCAGCAACTCAGTAGCAAGAGGCTAACTGATAGTACGGGAAAAGCAGCAAAAGGTGGTGTTGAATGGTTTAAGGACATTCCTACATCAGTCATGCCAATCATCCTTTATTGGGTGAATAGTTATAGAAAAGAAGCTGAAATTATCCCGTCAACTGATAGTTTGTTGATGGTCTAA
- a CDS encoding helix-turn-helix domain-containing protein, with amino-acid sequence MIKNERQYRITKAQVEKFSDAVAQLSERPDQHSQINPILRKAEREALESQLAELRVQLEEYDALRSGQNAVLELESLEELPRALIKARIAAGLTQKDLAERLGLKEQQIQRYEDTEYASASFSRLVEVSRALGIQVREDILLPKISSAYLLDRLNQAGLAHDLILKRFLPSLHATDSQIENEESAGSFVLRTATALKRVFGWSWADIFSSKPLQLNTAALGSARFKVNANANERRLSAYTVYAHFLALLVLDATLNLPKKPIPTDPTQVREEIRSKYGSLTFENALRYVWSLGIPVLPLKDSGAFHGACWRVGGRDVIVLKQQTDFPARWLFDLLHELYHAAQDPSLDDRAVIEADVMSPERRESNEELDASEFPADVVLESRAYELFEMCLEAAGNNVARLKGVVPKIAKQENVPVDALANHVAFCLSLMDNKNINNWWGTANNLQVRGENPWKIARDVFLEYADFDRLNEVDRDLLLRALSDINN; translated from the coding sequence ATGATTAAGAATGAGCGGCAATACCGCATAACGAAAGCCCAAGTCGAAAAATTCTCGGATGCTGTGGCGCAGCTATCTGAGCGGCCAGATCAACATTCGCAGATCAATCCCATCTTGCGAAAAGCGGAGAGAGAAGCTCTAGAAAGCCAACTAGCAGAGCTGCGGGTTCAGCTAGAAGAATATGACGCTTTGCGCTCTGGTCAGAATGCCGTGCTTGAACTGGAATCACTGGAAGAATTGCCACGCGCACTCATCAAAGCACGTATTGCAGCAGGATTGACCCAAAAGGATTTAGCAGAGCGCCTCGGGCTGAAGGAACAACAGATCCAACGCTATGAAGACACGGAGTATGCTTCCGCAAGCTTTTCTCGATTGGTAGAAGTGAGCCGAGCACTCGGAATTCAGGTACGTGAAGACATTCTTTTACCTAAAATCTCGTCTGCTTATTTGCTCGACCGATTGAATCAAGCAGGTCTCGCTCACGATCTGATTTTGAAAAGATTTTTGCCTTCACTGCACGCGACGGATTCACAGATAGAAAATGAAGAATCTGCTGGGAGTTTTGTTCTTCGTACAGCGACAGCATTGAAACGAGTATTTGGTTGGTCATGGGCTGATATTTTTAGTTCAAAACCGCTGCAATTGAACACAGCCGCACTAGGCTCGGCACGCTTCAAAGTCAACGCTAACGCTAATGAACGACGGCTCAGTGCTTACACCGTTTACGCACACTTTCTGGCACTCCTTGTCCTGGACGCTACATTAAATTTACCAAAGAAGCCAATTCCTACAGACCCAACGCAGGTTCGGGAGGAAATTCGCTCCAAGTATGGCTCTCTAACTTTTGAGAATGCACTGCGCTACGTCTGGAGCTTAGGCATACCAGTCTTACCATTAAAAGATTCAGGTGCTTTTCATGGTGCTTGTTGGCGAGTGGGGGGACGCGATGTGATTGTTCTCAAACAACAAACTGACTTTCCAGCCCGTTGGCTTTTCGATCTCTTGCATGAGTTATATCACGCAGCGCAAGACCCATCGCTTGACGATCGTGCCGTGATTGAAGCTGATGTAATGTCTCCAGAGCGCCGAGAGTCCAACGAAGAATTAGACGCCAGTGAATTTCCTGCTGATGTTGTACTCGAAAGCCGTGCATACGAGCTGTTTGAAATGTGCCTAGAGGCAGCAGGAAACAATGTTGCACGCCTCAAAGGGGTTGTTCCAAAAATTGCCAAGCAAGAGAATGTTCCGGTTGATGCACTTGCCAATCACGTAGCTTTCTGCTTATCGCTTATGGATAACAAAAATATCAACAATTGGTGGGGAACAGCAAACAATCTCCAAGTTCGGGGAGAGAATCCTTGGAAGATTGCGCGTGACGTTTTTCTGGAGTACGCCGACTTTGATCGGCTCAATGAGGTTGATCGAGATCTTCTGTTACGAGCACTATCTGATATCAACAATTGA
- a CDS encoding DUF4186 domain-containing protein: MPAKQSLKDKVKSLESKVTCRSTDCKNDLHCFLQANSKKSTDKFGKCRECETELVDWERVHKRDIGDIKHTFEALKHEKIRHHFWHIDINQDQGAVNHALNKGRIDLRKAATHRLRKYVGEVHEMLDGKKRPYRDGQQTPYSGNSIYYAQHATASCCRKCVEYWHNIPQGRDLTEDEIAYLTDLVMLYIEEKLPQLTDQAQKTPRIRRQPKKNSSTE, translated from the coding sequence ATGCCAGCGAAGCAATCACTGAAAGACAAAGTTAAATCCCTTGAAAGCAAGGTTACTTGCAGAAGTACGGATTGTAAAAACGACTTGCACTGCTTTTTACAAGCAAACTCAAAAAAATCTACTGATAAATTTGGTAAATGCCGTGAATGTGAGACAGAGCTAGTTGATTGGGAGCGGGTTCATAAACGGGATATTGGCGATATAAAGCATACTTTTGAAGCTCTCAAGCATGAAAAGATTCGACACCATTTTTGGCACATTGACATCAACCAAGACCAAGGGGCAGTAAATCATGCTCTCAACAAGGGTCGGATCGACCTTCGTAAAGCTGCAACCCACAGACTTAGAAAGTATGTCGGCGAAGTGCATGAAATGTTGGATGGCAAAAAGCGCCCATATCGAGATGGTCAGCAAACTCCATATTCCGGTAACAGCATCTACTATGCTCAGCACGCTACAGCCTCCTGCTGCCGTAAGTGCGTTGAGTATTGGCATAACATTCCTCAAGGTAGAGATTTAACTGAGGATGAAATCGCATACCTCACTGACTTGGTCATGTTGTACATAGAAGAGAAGCTGCCGCAATTGACAGACCAAGCACAGAAGACTCCACGGATACGGCGTCAACCCAAAAAAAATTCGTCTACTGAGTAG
- a CDS encoding radical SAM protein: MAINTEALSTRYRAASVDLSSKRLLITNFRNTEQEKDLSESPNCGGIGRIRHFRRNFGGSGWPPNPLPIDPACKVLGLPSIDMIRAQVFQNAACNWRCWYCYVPFELLNANPDYSEWLSPVTLVDRYLDQPDPPPIIDLTGGQPDLVPEWVPWMMAEIKSRGLERQVYLWSDDNLSNDYFWQFLSDTDIELIATYANYGRVCCFKGFNAESFAFNTRAEPALFDQQFELMRKLLTLGIDLYAYATFTAPSGVGIADDMRRFVDRLQMLDENLPLRTVPLQIQEFTPVKERLNHATSEALQNQQIAIETWLQELERRYSSEERACNIADIPLCGGR, translated from the coding sequence ATGGCAATCAACACAGAAGCATTATCAACTCGCTATCGAGCAGCATCAGTTGATCTAAGTAGCAAGCGTCTCTTAATCACAAACTTTCGGAACACTGAGCAGGAGAAGGATTTGAGTGAATCTCCTAACTGTGGTGGCATTGGGCGTATCCGACACTTCCGGCGCAATTTTGGCGGGTCTGGCTGGCCACCAAACCCCTTACCTATCGACCCAGCTTGCAAGGTGCTTGGTCTGCCATCAATAGATATGATTCGGGCGCAGGTTTTCCAAAATGCTGCTTGCAACTGGCGTTGCTGGTATTGTTATGTTCCCTTTGAGTTGCTCAACGCCAACCCTGATTACTCAGAGTGGTTGAGTCCTGTCACTCTTGTCGATCGCTATCTCGACCAGCCTGATCCACCACCCATAATCGATCTAACAGGTGGTCAGCCAGATCTCGTTCCTGAATGGGTGCCCTGGATGATGGCTGAGATAAAAAGCCGTGGGCTTGAGCGCCAAGTCTACCTTTGGTCAGACGACAATCTTAGTAACGATTACTTCTGGCAATTTCTCTCTGACACGGACATTGAACTCATAGCTACATATGCCAACTACGGTCGCGTTTGCTGCTTCAAGGGTTTTAACGCCGAGTCGTTTGCGTTTAATACTCGTGCTGAACCTGCTCTCTTTGACCAGCAATTTGAGCTGATGAGAAAGCTTTTGACGTTAGGCATCGATTTATATGCCTACGCCACATTTACAGCGCCATCGGGAGTCGGAATAGCAGACGATATGCGTCGCTTCGTTGACCGTCTCCAAATGCTTGATGAAAACTTGCCACTGCGGACAGTTCCGCTCCAGATTCAGGAGTTCACGCCAGTCAAGGAACGTCTGAACCATGCCACCTCTGAAGCATTACAGAATCAACAAATTGCAATTGAAACCTGGCTTCAAGAGCTAGAGCGCCGATATTCCAGTGAAGAACGAGCCTGTAACATTGCCGATATACCTCTTTGTGGAGGCAGATAA
- a CDS encoding ASCH domain-containing protein, with amino-acid sequence MQGDPFWESYLKQLTSPASVPFALHLAILVEPYLQFILDGKKTVESRFSTRRFAPYNRVDKGDVVLLKQSSGPIIGVCQVAYAWFYQLDPESWRTIREDFAVALCAQDPIFWEEREAASFATLMRIRHVKSIEPIKFAKRDRRGWVVLHESSGQLQLDLGNL; translated from the coding sequence GTGCAGGGCGATCCTTTCTGGGAAAGTTATCTGAAGCAGTTGACATCACCTGCATCAGTTCCCTTCGCGCTTCACTTAGCCATTTTGGTAGAGCCATATCTCCAATTTATTTTGGATGGGAAGAAAACAGTGGAGTCAAGATTTTCCACACGTCGTTTTGCTCCCTACAACCGTGTAGATAAAGGTGACGTTGTGTTGTTGAAACAATCTAGTGGTCCCATTATTGGGGTATGTCAGGTTGCTTATGCTTGGTTTTATCAGTTAGATCCTGAATCGTGGCGAACTATTAGGGAAGATTTTGCGGTAGCTCTATGTGCACAAGATCCTATTTTTTGGGAGGAGCGTGAGGCAGCATCATTTGCTACCCTAATGCGAATCCGACACGTAAAGTCTATAGAACCTATCAAGTTTGCTAAACGCGATCGTCGAGGTTGGGTAGTTCTGCACGAAAGTTCTGGTCAACTACAACTTGATCTTGGGAATTTATGA
- a CDS encoding dephospho-CoA kinase, whose protein sequence is MKPIVLAFAGSIASGKSTLSTKVAETLHWPRVSFGDYVRSVARLRGFPELREVLQTVGAELVENDVKQFCRAVLAQVNWQPGQRLVIDGIRHVEVLTTLRQLVAPMDLYLIFIVVDESVRAVRLLEREKSNPTSYQLLELNSTEQQVKGYLENMADLVVDSTCSIEEVTKEVTSWLQSQCVKN, encoded by the coding sequence ATGAAACCAATTGTTCTCGCCTTTGCTGGCAGTATCGCCAGTGGCAAGTCAACACTTTCCACTAAAGTAGCTGAAACTCTTCACTGGCCCCGTGTCAGTTTTGGAGATTATGTTAGGTCTGTTGCTCGGCTTAGAGGATTTCCGGAGTTGCGGGAAGTCTTACAGACTGTTGGTGCTGAACTGGTGGAGAATGATGTGAAGCAATTCTGCCGTGCAGTATTGGCTCAAGTCAATTGGCAACCGGGACAACGACTGGTAATCGATGGCATCCGTCATGTAGAAGTTCTCACGACATTACGTCAACTGGTTGCCCCGATGGATCTGTATCTCATTTTCATAGTGGTTGATGAATCTGTACGAGCAGTTCGGTTACTTGAGAGAGAAAAGAGTAATCCTACGAGTTATCAGCTTCTAGAACTGAATTCTACTGAACAGCAGGTGAAAGGTTACTTGGAAAATATGGCTGACTTGGTTGTTGATAGCACTTGCTCAATCGAAGAGGTAACGAAAGAAGTTACTAGCTGGCTTCAATCACAATGTGTTAAAAACTAA
- a CDS encoding deoxyguanosinetriphosphate triphosphohydrolase, with protein MGHQKMRWDQLLCEERQGHEQHPDETRQERSQFERDFDRIIFSESLRRLKDKTQVFPVTDNDHVHNRLTHSLEVSCIGRSLGRIVGDKIIKKYRDGHLKELIEKGLNEASFGALVQTACLAHDIGNPPFGHSGENAIQSWFYSETGKQHLETMSEGEKEDLEWFEGNAQGFRILTTSERQTKRKSLQLTFATLATFTKYPRESLVKDKDLLKNQERESVKYEESKRNKYGFFQSEKEIFKEVAEKTGLIPLGNNDTAWWCRHPLAFLVEAADDICYRIMDLEDGFNMGYIDYQMTKELLLNIAGSKYEKDLKNGNSQSERREDIRFLRGKAINKLIDVSTNTFIENEEGLLTGEFDKPLLHTVEDKIKEIKKEIKAKVYNCQEVLSIEIAGYDVISALLDEFMTAINDDISSRDPRNKKGEKVNKLLSESFFEGQLGSRRYLNALKVIDYIAGMTDSYAVTLFRQIKGISLPRR; from the coding sequence ATGGGTCATCAGAAGATGCGATGGGATCAATTGCTCTGTGAGGAGCGTCAAGGACATGAGCAACATCCTGATGAAACGCGACAAGAGCGTAGTCAATTTGAGCGCGATTTTGACAGAATTATTTTTTCGGAATCTTTGAGAAGGCTCAAAGATAAAACACAAGTTTTTCCAGTTACAGATAACGACCACGTTCATAATCGCTTGACACATAGTTTAGAAGTTTCTTGCATAGGCAGATCCTTGGGCCGAATTGTGGGAGATAAAATTATTAAAAAATATAGAGATGGGCATCTAAAAGAATTGATAGAAAAAGGTTTAAATGAAGCAAGCTTTGGCGCACTTGTTCAAACGGCTTGCCTTGCTCATGATATAGGTAATCCTCCTTTTGGTCACTCTGGTGAAAATGCTATACAATCCTGGTTTTATTCAGAAACAGGAAAACAGCATTTGGAGACAATGAGTGAAGGAGAAAAAGAGGATTTAGAATGGTTTGAAGGGAATGCTCAAGGATTTAGAATTCTCACAACATCTGAACGACAAACTAAACGTAAGAGCTTACAGCTAACTTTTGCTACTCTTGCCACTTTTACTAAGTACCCCAGAGAATCTCTGGTTAAGGATAAAGATTTATTAAAAAATCAAGAAAGAGAAAGTGTTAAATATGAAGAATCTAAACGTAACAAATACGGATTTTTCCAATCTGAGAAAGAGATTTTTAAAGAAGTTGCAGAAAAAACAGGACTTATCCCGCTTGGAAACAATGACACAGCTTGGTGGTGCAGACATCCGCTAGCTTTCCTGGTAGAAGCAGCTGATGATATCTGCTATCGAATCATGGATCTTGAGGATGGCTTTAATATGGGCTATATCGATTATCAAATGACAAAAGAACTGTTGCTTAATATTGCCGGGAGCAAATACGAAAAAGATTTAAAAAATGGGAATAGCCAATCTGAGAGGCGAGAAGATATAAGATTTCTACGTGGAAAAGCTATTAATAAGCTGATAGATGTATCTACAAACACGTTTATTGAAAATGAAGAAGGGTTACTTACTGGTGAATTTGATAAGCCTTTACTACACACCGTTGAGGATAAAATTAAGGAAATTAAAAAAGAAATAAAAGCAAAAGTTTATAACTGTCAGGAAGTTCTCTCAATAGAAATAGCAGGATATGATGTCATTTCCGCTTTGTTAGATGAATTTATGACAGCAATTAATGATGATATCAGTTCAAGAGACCCAAGAAATAAGAAAGGTGAAAAAGTTAATAAATTATTGTCTGAGAGCTTCTTTGAAGGACAGCTTGGTAGTAGGAGATATTTGAACGCCTTGAAGGTTATTGATTATATCGCCGGAATGACAGATTCTTATGCTGTAACATTATTTAGGCAAATTAAAGGTATTTCTTTACCTCGCAGATAA
- a CDS encoding DUF4157 domain-containing protein — protein MGFQRAHSFQDQSSRPPKPTTRFGVRPFETPVQLRPLGQPTPEDIENEPFEQNKFEEHKLELKEKYGTITPEEQERLGGVNAEMAELWGQKREQGKRFGHNFANIPVNPHGEHDAPQLQLMWRTGTPRVPLLEQRSLFNFEQQSLASPLQAKLTIGQPGDEYEQEADRVASQVVEQIHAPTTAQSNQGQSVQRQEENQEEVQAKPEITALQRQEEKPEGFQTKPILQRREVSAGGEASTDLESAINSAKGSGKPLEASLQESMGQAMGADFSEVRVHTDAQSDQLNQSIQAKAFTTGQDVFFRQGAYEPGSRGGQELIAHELTHVVQQKGHLSSAPPIQRLIESYQPGKLRSNYKVMAGLNQQQMDNIQNLHDDSSKTYTINEARQLVGAAPLDTSTDTSYVPPFPFRYNPNGGTTMEMVTSGMGGLVQYPSEGIPHTEDTNNQMSFAVGHGYGDLPTGSKRNITQTKVMDNISPNEAANKLGFKCPTPLSWEWLHLVAFSIGQTHVGDLSQTSQDLIQRTNQPQQIRENLVLGTAAANTEMLSYETKIKRLLTKNQAWKLNLVAIASKTDFTVNTISIPVATRISYHFYFETGSNTYTPPVIVEFDTQSHEKPATKSFETVCKELDDTLKNHVTLKEPLKGISTDAMDTV, from the coding sequence ATGGGATTCCAAAGAGCGCACTCATTTCAAGATCAGAGTTCTCGCCCCCCAAAGCCGACAACTCGGTTTGGCGTTCGCCCGTTTGAGACCCCGGTACAGTTGAGGCCGTTGGGACAGCCCACGCCAGAAGACATTGAGAATGAGCCGTTTGAGCAGAATAAGTTTGAGGAGCACAAGCTGGAACTCAAGGAGAAGTATGGCACCATCACGCCGGAGGAGCAAGAGCGGTTGGGGGGGGTGAACGCGGAGATGGCAGAGCTCTGGGGGCAGAAAAGGGAACAGGGAAAGCGGTTTGGTCATAACTTTGCCAATATTCCGGTTAATCCGCATGGGGAACATGATGCCCCACAACTACAGCTCATGTGGAGGACTGGGACACCAAGGGTGCCGCTTCTGGAACAGCGATCGCTCTTTAACTTTGAGCAACAGTCGTTAGCATCGCCGCTCCAGGCCAAGTTGACCATTGGGCAGCCAGGAGACGAGTACGAACAGGAAGCAGATCGGGTTGCCTCCCAGGTGGTAGAACAGATTCATGCCCCCACAACCGCCCAGTCAAATCAAGGACAGTCGGTACAGCGTCAGGAAGAAAATCAAGAGGAAGTACAGGCGAAACCAGAGATTACCGCTCTCCAACGGCAGGAAGAAAAGCCAGAGGGATTTCAGACTAAGCCAATCCTTCAACGTCGAGAAGTGAGCGCGGGAGGGGAAGCATCAACGGATTTAGAATCTGCCATAAATAGTGCAAAAGGAAGTGGAAAGCCTTTAGAAGCAAGTCTGCAAGAGTCAATGGGGCAGGCGATGGGGGCGGATTTTAGTGAGGTGAGGGTACATACAGATGCTCAGTCTGACCAGTTGAATCAATCGATTCAAGCGAAAGCGTTTACGACGGGGCAGGATGTGTTCTTCCGGCAGGGGGCGTATGAGCCGGGGAGTCGCGGGGGGCAGGAGTTGATTGCCCATGAGCTGACTCATGTAGTGCAGCAGAAAGGGCATCTGAGTTCGGCACCCCCCATTCAGCGTTTAATAGAAAGCTATCAACCGGGTAAGCTGAGAAGCAACTACAAGGTGATGGCTGGCTTGAACCAACAGCAGATGGATAACATCCAAAACCTTCATGATGACTCTTCAAAAACCTACACTATCAATGAAGCGCGGCAGTTGGTTGGAGCAGCACCTCTGGATACAAGTACAGACACTTCTTATGTCCCTCCCTTCCCCTTCCGGTATAACCCAAACGGTGGCACTACTATGGAAATGGTCACAAGCGGGATGGGTGGATTAGTTCAGTATCCATCTGAGGGTATTCCTCATACAGAAGACACAAACAACCAGATGTCTTTTGCTGTTGGGCATGGCTATGGTGATCTTCCCACCGGCAGCAAGCGCAACATCACGCAAACCAAGGTGATGGATAACATTAGCCCGAATGAGGCAGCAAACAAATTAGGGTTTAAATGCCCCACCCCGTTATCGTGGGAATGGCTTCACTTGGTAGCTTTCAGCATTGGGCAGACGCACGTTGGCGATCTATCCCAAACATCACAAGACCTAATTCAAAGAACCAACCAGCCTCAACAAATCCGTGAAAACTTGGTACTAGGAACAGCAGCGGCAAATACAGAGATGCTCAGTTATGAGACAAAGATAAAGCGGCTGTTAACTAAAAACCAAGCGTGGAAACTGAATTTAGTTGCGATTGCTAGTAAGACAGACTTTACAGTCAACACCATCAGTATCCCGGTGGCAACCCGTATTTCCTATCATTTTTATTTTGAGACAGGTTCCAACACCTATACGCCCCCCGTTATTGTAGAATTTGATACCCAATCCCACGAGAAGCCAGCCACCAAATCTTTCGAGACGGTATGTAAGGAGCTAGACGACACACTTAAGAATCATGTGACATTGAAAGAGCCGCTTAAAGGAATTTCCACAGACGCGATGGACACTGTGTAA
- a CDS encoding helix-turn-helix transcriptional regulator, which yields MPVTEPLSTAVLVKEIRKRLGLTQVEFAQVLGVSFQSVNRWERGKTKPLPIILKQIKVMVKEMGESGSDLLERYESERGGSAR from the coding sequence ATGCCCGTAACCGAACCGTTATCAACTGCCGTACTCGTGAAGGAAATCCGGAAGCGCCTGGGGCTGACTCAAGTAGAGTTTGCCCAAGTTCTGGGGGTGTCGTTTCAGTCTGTGAATCGCTGGGAGCGGGGTAAGACAAAGCCTTTGCCGATCATACTGAAGCAGATTAAGGTGATGGTGAAGGAGATGGGAGAGAGCGGTTCAGATTTGCTGGAACGCTATGAAAGCGAGAGAGGAGGTAGCGCAAGGTGA